atagacagggacagacagacaggaacagagagagatgagaagcatcaatcatcagtttctcgttgcgcattgcgacttcttagttgttcattgattgctttctcacatgtgccttgaccgtgggccttcagcagaccgagcaaccccttgctggagccagcgaccttgggtccaagctggcgagctctttgctcaagccagatgagcccgcgcgcgacctcggagacTCGAActtgggtacttccgcatcccagtccgacactctatccactgcgccaccgcctggtcaggcctgtttttgtttttacagagagtaagagagagggactcacagggacagacagacaggaacggagagacgagaagcatcaatcagtagtttttcgttgcacattgcaacaccctagttgttcactgattgctttctcatatgtgccttgacagagggccttcagcagaccgagtagccccttgctcgagccagcgtccctgggtccaagctggtgagcttttgctcaaaccagatgagcccgcactcaagctggtgacctcggggtctcgaacctgggtcctcggcatcccagtccgacgctccatccactaagccactgcctggtcaggaagtaGGTCCTTATTAGATATTTTTTtaggaatgaatggataaattcaGGGGAGGATGAAGCTCAGAAGTACAGTAGCAGCTTCCTATCCCTGAGGACTAAATGCAATATCGCCTGGAGTGTTTCTCTGCAGGACTGTCCTCCCTAGGGAACCCTTGCCTTCAACTGGCTTTCATCAGCAGTGGAACTCCAGGCCAGAGGGCTGTAGAGCCAAACGGGACTGGCCTGATGCAATGGTTACACAGTGATTAGTTGGAGACAAGACGGGGGAAAGAGGCAGGGACCAATCTCAGAAAAAGAGCAATATGCCTTGGAGACCCCAAATGACTTCCCACAGGAGATCCAGGAAGCTCTCTTGTTCTAGAGTCCCAGGGACCTCttggggaaaggaaaaaaatccatctctctctccctgttcatGGGCACCTCTTCTCCCAAAGCCTGTGTCAATGTCATGCTCTTCAAGGTTCTGTCTACTGCTAGGGTGCGGAATGGCTGTACGGTGTAGGGTTCAGGAGTCCCGGCTACCGACGTGGCCATGCTGGCACTGAAACGCTACCTCTGATACAGGATTGGGAGTGGGCCTACTGGTGGTAAAGCTGAGGCCGCGACCTAAGCTACGGTCCAACAGGCTTCCCAGCGCGGGGGGTGTGTCTTGCTGCTCCGTCTCGCACCAGACAGGCCTAACGTGGAGGCCTGAGGTCAGCAACTGGAGAGAATAAATCTCCCGAGAGCAGCTGGGCCCCTTCGCTccgggcaggggtggggtgacaTTGTCGTCCGATGGAGGCGGGGTGTGTCACATCTCTCCCAAATTAAGgattcttcccatctctctctccgaCCGTCAGTAATTTCACTATGGAGGGGACGTCCCGACTTTGAAGAAACAACGTCGCGAAGATGGAATAAAATGTATACGATCGATCAGTACTCACCTCTCTCCTTAAATTCCAGCTCTGATTTTGGCTTTGTCGCTGCCACCCGCTCATCTTCAACATGATACGTACTAAGTCTCAGACTCAAGCCCCTGACCTCCGTATGCCCGAGCAGTGATCTTTTAACAGGGCCTTGCCCTCCTCTTAGGGGCGTATTCAGAAGACTACCAATCAGAAAGCGGCACGCCAGCGTTAGCCCCGCCTTATCCCTTACATCCGCCACTCAGGAAACCCGCGGAACCGCCCCACATCGCTCCCTCCTTCTTGGGGTCGACGTCTTGTTGGACCCGGAAGTGGCTTTGGGTCACGAGGCTCCGCGGAGGCGGTGAGTGAGTCTTGCGCGCGCGCAGAGGGGGAgagctggtggggggaggggagggaaggggggcggGGATGATGCAATGTTTGGCAAGCAGCTCCCGCGCGCGCACGCGCAGGGACTAGTAGGGTAGTGGGATGTACGGAGGTTAAGGGGGAGAGGATAGAGGGCGGGGCGCCAGCTCCCAGCAGCCACCGGCCCCAACGGCTATCAACTGTGGCTGCTCGTCGGCTAAGGAGTGAAACTTCCGTGTAGCTTGTCTTCCTCAAGCTCTTTGTCCGCCCACCTGGAATTAGCTCCTGTTTCATCTCCTCCATAAAGGGCTCCCATTTTCCTTGGCCCCTTCCTAGCTTAATAATGGACACAAAGCCATATAAACACCCCTCCTTTGAAAGTTGGCATCCATCCGACAGGATTGTCTACATCTCGAGTCTTCTTAAAGGGGCTGATCTCAGCCCCTAACTACCCAAAAAGGGGCCGAGTTACTTGAATCCCCTTGCTAGTCATTTTCAGCTTCTTTCAGAAGAGCACCCTTAACTTTTATCTTGTTAAAGCTAATGAGCCCTCAGCATGACAAAACTCATGTTCTTTTCCCGGTGGGTTGGATTC
The DNA window shown above is from Saccopteryx bilineata isolate mSacBil1 chromosome 2, mSacBil1_pri_phased_curated, whole genome shotgun sequence and carries:
- the LOC136325056 gene encoding uncharacterized homolog — encoded protein: MLKMSGWQRQSQNQSWNLRRECSRRKCIFIHHHT